The Xenopus tropicalis strain Nigerian chromosome 1, UCB_Xtro_10.0, whole genome shotgun sequence DNA segment ttctttttaaccatGGATGATCAACTATGATTATTCTGTTTGCCCattgcctcaaaaaaaaaaaaaaaaactgattagcGAGGAGTAGCTGTGGCGTCTCTCCTGTTTACATTGTCAATTACCACTGGACAACAAAAAACTACACCCCCCATGATTAGCAACATTTTTCGCAAGGTTTCGCCAAGAAAAAATGTCCATAGACTCCATATggccacaaaaaaagttgcgcagtaaGGAAAAAGTCGCTGCCAATGGGGGATGGGATGGTTGGGGAAGCACTGAATTGTCAGAAAGCTCTTGATGCTGTAGGCTGAATAATTCATTTCAGTGTAACCAGGCATCCTAGTATATATACTATTACAAAGTAACCAATGGTGGTAAAGTTGCGGCGAATGAAATCTTTAAAAGTCACAGTGACTTTCCCGCCATGGATTACTATATAAGTTGCTGAGACTTATCATGCGTGGATTAGTTTAgccgactttttaaaaagtcacggcTACTAATAGCTGTATGTGTCCTCACCCTTAAGATTCAGTGACTTAATAAACAGGCTGATGAAAGCTGCCTACTCAGCCCCGTTGCCACATAACTATGACTGCTGTGTCTTGAGGGAAAGACTTAAGTAATTTTTCATATTGGGTATTTTTTGCAGACCCTTAAATTTCTCATGTGTGTTTAATAACTTTGTGAAATGcctttttaaaattttgatttcATTATTTTGCAAGTTGCCTTGAACTTCCTGTACTTTCCATGCTTTTTCTTATACTGTGCTCTTTGGCACCATCTGTTGGCCTGTAAGGTAGAACTGTAACAGTTTACTGGTgaatttaaattataaatatttattatataagtgTATAATTCCCCGTTAATATGTAAAATTAACATCTTTTGTGGTCCTGCCTTTTTAGATGCAAAATGCATATAATTTTACACCTGTTTATAATTGTTGTAacaaaaccattgtattctacacattTTGCCTATTCTATGCTATGAAAATGTGGGCCTTACAGCCTAAGTTGACTGGCTCCCTCAGTGGTTTTTGATTTATATAAAGTCACTATATTTGCTATTGTGCGGTAACAGCgctttatatttaaatgaataaaaaaaagtagctCTTGCATTTTgattgtcattttatttaattagttGCTTAGGCCACAAATCAGTTGTTAGGACTGTTGTCCcttgaaaaaaaattctgttggggggggggaccaagtatacaaataataatgtgtttCAAAATGTGCCTCTTTATTGCCCACCATAAGAGAATACTTTATACAGAAGCAAGTTGGACTGTGCGCTTCTGCAAATTGTGTATGTCCCTAATTGCTTCTGTAAAGTGTCACAAATGCAAGCAGCATTCCTATTTAATCCTAAAAGTCCACTTAAAAAGGCCTTAATTCACCCAGTGTCCAAGGTTAATAATCTGTAAATTGTCAAACTTCATTTACAGAAAAATGCATAGTATAAGGTTGCTAATAACTAAAATACACCTATATTAAAAGCagttgcaaatttgcttagatcCTTCTATAAGATACTACAGGGGTTATGTAAATAAAGGTGCGAAGTTTGCTAAAGGgctagtcacccatagcaaccaatcggaatgtagcaattactggtcacctgttttaaagcaagaCTCTTACTAGCAGCTATGGGTTACAGTATTGGGCAATCGTTGCTTAATATCACATTTGGGTCAGTTAATTGATGTAGAATTATCTTTTCatctttatttaaacaaatatgaAACTTTTTCTCACttttgcatttatccacaggcttaGAATTAGCCCAATGTGGCAATAAATGGCCAGCTATACTAAGGAGATAGAGCATCACCAGATTCTCTGCTTTGAATGATCAGCTGTATTGCAGTTGTATCAGTATGCTTGCTACAGTTTAGGGAGCCAACATATCCACAATTGGCATGTGAAGAATATCCCTATGATCACATCCCGGTTGCTGTGAAATCTGATTTGGGTTTCCAAACTACTATAACATAATTATGTTAAAGATAAAGCTGGGTGTCATAAGAAATATAATccagtggggggaaaaaaaaactctggACAAAGAGCTAGATTTGTTGTGGGCAGGTTGCTCGACAGGTGGGTCACTGCCAGGTTTATAAGGCTGATCTTTTTGAGGCAGGAGTGTATGGTGGTGGACCAGGCAGAAAGTCTAACTGGGCCCTTATTGGGTAGCCAAAATCAGTTTGTATATGAGGGTCTTAACATTTTAAAATCCTGTTTGTTTATGCCTATGTACAACCCAAATTTTATGTTTTTGCATGTTCTCTATAGACGGAACAAAGTGAATTTTGAATCCTTGGTTCATTTTCAGCTGTTTTAGCCTCTTTGCTACCCAATACTCCAACAGCAGCTTATGGAatgtttgatatattttttttagacataGTTTTTTATTTAGGCATTATAAAATGCACAGCTCCCTTTAgcctttcaaataaataaattaaatttgatCCTATTATCAAATATGTTTATATTGCATAATTATCACAAATAGTAAAAGTTATAGTATTTTAATTGTGGCCGCAAATAACCAATTTGAGTAATTCTCGCCACTGGACAACATAACATTTAAGGAATTATGATATGAGCTTGTCTTTATCCTGTATTTAGTTTTTTTCCTATTCTCACTAATACCAATATGAGCAACCAATCAGTCCCTCTCCCAATTGTGCTGATAAtagctaaggctaatgccccacagagagatttgTTGCTTGTGATAAGTCTCTACTACTGCGGGCAACTGATCTCCCGAAAcatctttccaccagcaacaaaatgAATTACTCTTGGAAAGGCATATGAGTTGCTTagtttttccaaagttgtgcagATTCCTCTTGCAGAAGGGACCAGAAGGAGGGGGGTTGTTTATATAGATCTCTTTGAATTTACTTTGCTAGTTTGCAGGAGGTAGTAGTTTCTTCTGGCGATTCATCACAGCAACAAAATACCATATCTAAACTATTTTTCATTGCAGTATTTGCAAGGACCATGCTGGTGCACAGGTCGGTCattatcatttaaaaattataaagTAGATTGTCCTCGCACTATAGTCTATTACCAGGGTGCACTAGTGTGTATAATATTGTATGAGCTGAGAGTAATAAAGAAACACCTGAAATCTAGGCACACCTGTTTAGAATTATAAAACTTTTAttcaaggctgatgccacacgtggcatttttacgctgcgttttttctcagcctaaaaacgcagcacaagccacacagcccctgactatggcgtttttcagcctagtactggtgatgtagcaaatcccgtttccatggtgctaatagtgcaaaatagtaaaaaacgcagcatatttcagctaggtctggcagctgcctttgtgtatacataggaatagcttgctttgcaaatactggcgtatttcagccaacgcttgaaaaatccgtgctaaggcgttttctagcgtatttacgcattgtgtggtttgctttgagtctccaagttatttctatggatggtgatatcaggcgtttttcagccgctgagaaaattagaaaatatgcagcgtaaaaacgccacgtgtggcatcagccttacctaCGTTGAAAATCTCCAACTATTAAAATCcaacagaaagaaaaagaatgaaaaagaaaaggagGTATTAAAACCAAAATAACCCTATACCTGTTTAAGGGATATAGCAGGCTGAGATATAGCCAGTGAACTTAACTTGGTAAACaagaaattgaaaatttaaatttcTTCTGTTGGATTTTAACAGTTGGAGATTTTTAACGTAGGTTAAATAAGTTTTATAATTCTAAACAGGTGTGCCTAAATTTCAGGTGTTTCTTTATTACTCTCAGCTCATATCATTTAAAAATTGTCTTTTGTAATAATTGCATGATATACAGATGCATTGAGCATTGCAAGTCATGTCCATGGCTTAAAGCAGTCTTTAAAGCAGCTAGCTATTGGAATGCCATCAGAAACCCCCTTCTTCCTCTGAGGCATCACAGAAAGGAATTACGCATTCTTAATAAGCAGGAAGTGGCATTGATGGAGCCCACTGTAGTTATACCATCTATACCTTTCTGATGGCTTCTTTTGGTTATCAGTGAATTGTCAGACCACCTGTTTCTCTTTCCAAAGGACACCATTACTGGAAATTTTGCCCTTGTGCTCCAACTGGGTGTCACTTGTCTGTGCTAATCAGTTATAACCTGATCACTTTCCTGACAAGCATCCTATGAATAGAGCTCTGCTCACTATTTATAGTAGACTGATCGGGGCATGACAGGACTGCAGGCCTGAACTGTAAACACAGCATTCTAAAGGCTTAACCCACTTCTGGCATTGCAAATTCAACTACTTGCAAGTATCTGCTCTTGTTAGGTGCTTTTTCTGTGGGTGCCACAGAATCATTGTTAGTCAGTGTTATCCATACATATTTGTATGTTAACAGGTCTGGGATTTCTAGGTAAAGttccagattgttttctattgtgtttatcaagcaaaataaacttcacttacactatttaACGTAAATCTTGTGtcattcagtcttggaattacacaatcacagcaagcagacaggtgccattttgtgggcactgttattaaggcaagatttgcttcaccccaaaatcttgtttgtgccagaatgggggatctGATGCACAGGATATAAAATAAGATGGTGAAGAGGGAGgggggaatgtgagtgctgaatagaaagtgaaagtaattatcTGCCCGTCCTGTatgcctaaggcagtgatccccaaccagtggctagtgagctacatgttgctcgcTAACTcattggatgttgctttcagtggcttcaaagcaggtgctttattttagaatttctggATAGGAGGCaagtttgattgcataaaaacccagtgtaattgctaatcagagccttctgtaggcttccagtcaacataggggctatcaaataggctctcaggtataaaaggttggggattcctggcctaaggcataaaggcagggcaggcaatgtatgactgacagctgggattgttaaatggctttataatgggcatggatgtgttaagctaaaaaggaatttgggtttcatgtttaattggaaaattactttttttttttttttttttatatacagctttttatgtctctgtgacaggttccctttaatttTCTATATTATGTGCATGTATCATGTaagttaaatataattatataatttatatgtataCCTTAAGATGACCATACACTAAATGATATTGTTTTGAGAGGTGGGAGATGGCATGcaaattcgatcatttggccctacaaTTACAATAGAGTGAACAGGAGCGTCTGTCCTTGATGCAGGCTCAATCAAatggaaaatctgacaaatcaaCATCTGGGTGATTTTTTGGCCATATAACTGTTGGGTAAACCCATTAGTGGACAAACCCATaaatggacagataagctgccaaaacagCCACCATTAATAATAGTAAGCTCACTGCTGAATTAGTTATTGGTAATTGCACCTATGCATTTTAGCTCATAACAGTAAATCAGCACCTCTGAGTCTAAGGCTAATGCCGCACCAtgtgtatggtgtatattttcgccAAGCCAAGAAAAGGGGTGTATGCGGTCTCTTTAATAGGAAATTATACCCTGTACATTGCATTTCctgcaactagggatgcactgaatcctctattttgggattcagccgaaccccagATCCtctgtgaaagatttggccgaatatcTAGcttaatctgaatcctaatttgcatatgcaaataagaccactgaagggttaaagagaaccgcgcAGGCAGTGAAACATTTTCAGCTTCTGTGACACAAAGTCAGGTGATTTTTAAGGATTCACATTTAATTTGGCCAAATTGGaatactgctgaaaaaggcagaatatcgGCCAAATccttgatttggtgcatccctaaaataaaccctttgaagaaaaatatttttcaaaccgTATTCTCCATTGGCTAATCCCATATTGCAACActaccattttaagtactaatatCCTTCCCTATGGCTTATGGATCGCTATGCATATATGATGTTAGGTTGCAATAGccaataaataaatagacaacTGCATCTTTTATTTAGCGACTTCTTGTTAGAATTTTTTTCTCTCAGGTGGTCAGTGAGTGAAACaatgtaaaggcccccatacaggggccgatagaagctgccgatatcggtcccttggaccgactcggcagcttatctgcccgtgtaggggcagaaacgagcgggctggccgaccgatatatggcctgaaattggccagatatcgatcggccatgttagaaaatccagtcggatcggggactgcatcggctcgttgatgcggtccccgaacagactgccccatggctgcaaatgtaatccgattgtttggccccagggccaaacgatcgggtAATTTTTTGTTTAAGGTacttgctacctgatatcgctcacccgtaggtggggatatcgggtgaagatctgctcccttggcgacatcgccaagcgagtagatctgcctgtgtatggccagcttaatacatATCTGTTAAGTGTTTGTTCAGAATGTATGGTTCTCCATTAAGACTTTTGGCAAACATGGCATTGTCTgtccagttgtttttttttcctctgcaccAATGGAGAAAAGCCAAATTCGCTATTCTTCCTGTTTACTATAATGGAAATCCACCTGGTACATAGGGAGCAAGCATCTGCCAGTTAACCATATAGCTTGTTTTGAAGTTGTTTGAATTTAGTGGGATGGCTTATGGAAGCATATTCTGAAACTTGCCATGTTTATGGCAATCCAGTCTTTTGGTCTGTTGCTTTCAAAATCCTCTGTTGTGCAGTGGAATTGGGGTTTATTAAGAGAGAATGTCCTTAGCAGCCATTTGGGGGCTACTCATTGGGAATTGTCCTAAAAGGCACCATTTTAGCAACAGGCTATGGGGCATGAGAATGCTAGTAAATAgatgtttttgccttttttttttttttttttttttaataattgttgttttgttttagatCCATAACATGGTTGCTGTGCTAGAAGTAATCTCCAGTCTGGAGAAGTATCCCATTACCAAAGAGGCATTGGAGGTGAGTGTTTGTTTAAAATAGGGGTATATACAAGTGAGTGACAAAAAAGTGGTAATATCTAAAAATGTAACAAAGTTGCCCAGAAAACAGGTGTAAGAGCTTACATAGTGTAGCGCTTTAAAATGATTGAAATTAtggctatttttttcttttctttttttttttttaaatattggaccTATGCATGTAAAACTCATGATTTTATGTGATGCaaaatagggcttatttattaaagcaagCAAGTGCAGGGAATGCAATGTGCagtctgtcatggtttttattaGGTGCAACACTGAAAAGTAGCATCCAATAGACCAGTAATTCTAGAGATTTACATAGTTGAATTGAAAAGAtgcacatccatcaagttcaacatttaatgtctatatgaaacctgcctaactggggatcactgatctagaggaaggcaaataaacccTTCTGATGCCTCTTGAAGTTGCCTCAGAGAAGGAGAGGGGGGAATtaacttcctgactccaagatggcaagcaGACCATGGATCAGCTTGGATCCATGGACCCATGCACTCTATGCAGCAGAACAAATACAAATGGCGGTGTGGTCCAAATATAGCGGAGGGTTGATTAAAATACTTTTTGATATAAAATTTGCAtgaatgcaaatttttttttttttgtagactggccctaatatttattttacaaaatgtattcatcTTGTTGGAATTTATAGATAAAAATTTCAAAAACCCATCTACAATTTGCATGTTTACTAGTGGTGGGTAGTGAAGGTTTATCTCCAGGGAAATTTCTTTCCCTCGCCCCTGTGGGCCAATAGCCTAAAGCTAACCACAGATTAACCACTTCAACGTGATTAGGTGCTTGGATTGTGACTTTCTCTGTTGCAAAGGCTGTGAATTGTACCCAGCTTTGGCAGGTATACTTTTCGGTAAAAACTGATTATAGCTTCTAGCTAGAATAGCAGAAGCATCACTCCCTGGCATTAGCAGTGTCACAGTACTTAAattaacagtaacaccaaaaaaaataaaatatattaaagaaattaaactataatgtactggtGTGTAGTCATgggacagccattcaaaaggtgaaaaggcacaggcCTGCCCTCATTTCTAGCTTGTGTCTCCGACTGTCTAACTGCAATTTCAGCATTCATGTCCTCTCGTTGCCTAAAAAGCAACATGGAAAAAAACTgagctggtcatcttcccaccTTTCAACTAcgtttccctgcctgacatcacagtctgcatggaaaatattaatataaccccagttccacaagTTCGCTGTCCAGGAGTCTTATTTGACTCTGCTCTCtttccccacattcaaacactctctaaatcTTCAGTTTCAGCTCAAAAACttatccccaagtacacccccagacatTACCTTTGCTCTGCACACAACCTGCTTCTCTCCttctcactcatcacctcctctcattCTCGCATGCAGGACTTCTCACATGCTGCACCCATCGCCTGGGAtgctcttccccatcccattaggcactgccagagtCTCCAGGcttttaaacggtctcttaaaactcaccttttcattcaagcctttAGCCTAAGCCCTCAAAAATGTAATTACCCACTGAACACCCCTAATATTTCtcatacactcactaaccactggttttcacctcttactctgcacttactgtcacttcaCACACAAACATGAACTCTACCGCCATAACTAAACCATTTTTTGTGCATTGTCTATATTTACATGTTAACtattttgtcttttgtaccccttttaTTCTGTAAATCACTCTGTGAATTGACATTCTCTATAAATAATATAGCAGCtaagataaaccctgtagaatacaatggtgttttatctgttatctgctatataacctgttaCTTTTCTcattctagcttgaatggctgcccccatggctaaacatccacacatacacacacatatatatattatattatattatatatgtgtgtgtgtgtgtgtgtgtatgtatgtatatataaatatattacacacTAAAACACTTTTGGTGTTACTCATGTCACTGTATGCTCTAAGTCTGTGGCTCCTTCAAAAAAGGTGGTGAGCACCACTGTAGCTAATCTATTTTACAAacgttttattttttaatttcaaaaataaaatcttGGTTTCTTAAAGGTATATACTTTCTAAGTTACTCATACTATTATGAAATGTGTTTTTCCACCCCCAGGAAACTCGACTAGGAAAACTGATTAATGATGTTCGGAAAAAGACCAGCAATGAGGAGCTTGCCAAGCGTGCAAAGAAACTGCTGAGAAACTGGCAAAAGCTGATTGAGCCAGTGACCCAGAATGAACAACTTGTCAGGGGCATCTCTAACTTACCAGGTTCTGCCAATGGAGGTGGCTCCCACAACTGCAAAGCAGAGCCTACACCAACTACTCTTCTTGGTGGGAAGCCCATACAGGGGCTGAAAGACAGGAATGATATTCAGAGGGCACATTCTCCAAAAGCAGATAAAACAACCAACAGAAAGAGAAAAGGAGAACATCGGGATGGTGGCCTGAGTACCCCAGGACATGTATCCAAGCCCAACCATGAGCTTTTTCAAAACTCCTCACCCCCACCTACAAATGGCATTGGGGGAAGTCCCCCTGAGAACCTCCCTAGCCCTCTGGATGGAGGTTTGCAATCTAATAGACTGGAACCTGCTGAGAATGACAAGCATGGAAAAATACCAGTAAATGCTGTCCGGCCTCATACCAACTCTCCTGGACTTGTAAAACACCCAAGCACTTCCTCTCTGCTAAAAGCAGTTGTCCTTCAGCAGCACAGTGGGGGGTTGGAAGATGTCCTTTCTCACCAGCCCAGAAGTCCCCGCTGTTCCTCCTTTAGTCCCCGTGGCACTCGTGCAGAATTAGCTACACGGCAGCACACCACATATGCACCAAAGGGTTCTGCTCCTAGTCCTTCCCAAAGGCTACCGGGTGTAGACTCTGCACATCAGTCCCCTTTGCACCCTTCTACGCCCCCTGCCACAGCAAAAAGACTGGAGTCCCCTCGACAGGACAGAATCTCCTCCCCACACAAGCCGGTAGAACAGTTACCCTCCACTGATTGCCACCAGGTCTTACCTAGAACGTCACAACAGCACACCCCCCGCAGTAGCCTTGTAGACTCTCAAACCCCCCGTACTGGCTTTTCACCAGAGTCCTCAAAAGTAGATAGTGATGATGCAACATCAGGCTCAGACAACCGCAAGAGGAAAAAATCCAGACTTCGAACAGAGTTTGAGGGGCATTCTGCAGATGGGACTGGTAAACCAGCAAGGGTAAAAAAAGAACGCAAACTAACATTTGATGTTATGACAGGGCAAATTAAACCCTTAACCCTTAAAGATCCAGTGCAAGCAGAGAGTACAGCTCCTTCAGAACAACACAGGACTGAGACTGACAAACAGGATCCCAAGTTATGCTTGCCTAGTCCCTTTCAGCTTACGAACTGGAAAGAGCTGTCTCGAAATGAAATCATCCAGTCCTATCTCAATCGGCAGAGCAGCTTATTGTCTTCCTCTGGTGTACAGACGCAGAGTGCACATTATTATATGTCAGAATATTTAAAACAGGAGGAATGCACTAAGAGGGAAGCAAGGAAAACTCATGTTTTAGTTCCAATTGTTCTTCCAAGTGATCTGCCTGGAAGAACCAGGGAAATCACTagcagtgacacagacagaataCACAACCAACATTGGCCTGGTGTCAATGGCTGTCATGATACACAGGGCAACT contains these protein-coding regions:
- the med26 gene encoding mediator of RNA polymerase II transcription subunit 26 → MTAAPVTPREIRERLLQAIDTQSNIHNMVAVLEVISSLEKYPITKEALEETRLGKLINDVRKKTSNEELAKRAKKLLRNWQKLIEPVTQNEQLVRGISNLPGSANGGGSHNCKAEPTPTTLLGGKPIQGLKDRNDIQRAHSPKADKTTNRKRKGEHRDGGLSTPGHVSKPNHELFQNSSPPPTNGIGGSPPENLPSPLDGGLQSNRLEPAENDKHGKIPVNAVRPHTNSPGLVKHPSTSSLLKAVVLQQHSGGLEDVLSHQPRSPRCSSFSPRGTRAELATRQHTTYAPKGSAPSPSQRLPGVDSAHQSPLHPSTPPATAKRLESPRQDRISSPHKPVEQLPSTDCHQVLPRTSQQHTPRSSLVDSQTPRTGFSPESSKVDSDDATSGSDNRKRKKSRLRTEFEGHSADGTGKPARVKKERKLTFDVMTGQIKPLTLKDPVQAESTAPSEQHRTETDKQDPKLCLPSPFQLTNWKELSRNEIIQSYLNRQSSLLSSSGVQTQSAHYYMSEYLKQEECTKREARKTHVLVPIVLPSDLPGRTREITSSDTDRIHNQHWPGVNGCHDTQGNWYDWTQCISLDPHGDDGRLNVLPYVCLD